The genomic segment TTCCTGGAAGAGTTTGTTCGGGGGAAGCACGGGCAGTCATATCCCGTTGCCGACCGTGATTGGGGCCAGTCCCAGGTAATGACTACATCTTGGCTAACAACCATTCTGGTAGCAGCGTGCCTAGCCGTTGGAGGCTGTGCCGATGGCGCAAAGATTGTTCAGCAACACGACACAGGCGGAGTTGTCATCTATCCATTCAAAGAGGGACAGGGGCCGATGCTCTCGTCATTCCGCCAGGAGGCCCTCGACCTCATGAAAGGGAAATGCGGTGGTAGTTCTTACAGCATCGTTCGCGAGGGAGAAGCCAAAGGGCGCACTCGAGTCGTGAGTCCCCTTGATGGGGCGCAAGAACTCGTAGAGGAGCGGCGTTGGGGGATTCAGTTTGAGTGCAAATGAAAGTGAGAGGGAAGGCACAATCTACGCGGATGGCACTAGCGATTCTTCATCGTGGTCATGAGATCCTGAATGGTTAAGAGACTGATCAGCTGAATCGTTTCTATTTCTACCCGTGCTCTTCCCGCCTGCTCTTGGCGGTCCACAATCACTAATGCATGATCCACCCTAAGCCCAGCTTCCCGAGCGACCGCCACTGCTTTCAACAAGGACCCACCGCTTGTGAGTACATCATCCACGATCAGTGCTCGATCGCCGGGGCGAATACTACCTTCGATCAATTTCCCTAGCCCATGGTCTTTGGGTTGCTTGCGCACTACAAATGTCCGCCAGAGGCGTTGACGCGAAGCAGCGCAGGCGAAATCTGAAACAGTCATGGCGATTGGGATAGCTCCGAGTTCGAGGCCGCCCAGACAATCGAATTCAATGTCAGTGAGCGCTTCATAGGCCAGCTGGGCGACCAGACGACGCGCTTCTGGGTGCGCCATAAGGGCTCGACAATCGACATAGAAAGGACTGACCTCGCCAGAGGCGAGCTTGAATCCCTTGTCACGATCCCATTTAAACGACTGCGTATCGTGAAACGCTTGCGCCAGTTGCTCCCGAACAGTCCCCATGAATTCTCCCCTGTGCATTAATCAAATGGTGGGGACATTTTACACTGAGTGACCTGAATGGGAACATACCTTTTCACGCCTTTCCGATTGAAACTGCTTCGGAAAACCTCCGGACCTGTTCAGCTAACGTGTTGGCGACTGAGTCGAGATCAAATGGCCAGGCGTAACGCAGATCGACCTCGGGATATTGTGGCCGCAACTGATCGAGGATTTCGGGAATCTCGACTTCCGAATGTGACCCACCTGGCGTGAACATGGTCGTCGTCACGGTAATGTGAGTTGCCCCTTGCTTGATCAATAACTCGACTGATTCCTCCAATGTCGGTGCACAGAACTCATTGTAGGCCACGGCAAAGAGAGTGCCATTGAGTTGCGCTCGAAGTCGTGCTGCGACTTGTTCGAGACCTGCTTGGTAGGGGTCCGTTTCTGCTGTTCTGGGCCACTGCCTGACCTTAGCGTCTAATTCAAGTTCTTCCGCTGAAGGCGGAAGCTTCGCCGCCCGGCGTTGGCCTTCTAATCGTTTCAGTTTTGTGATGAGTTCTGAAGGGCATCCCTTGGGAATGCCACCGTGTCCCACCAAAATGACTCCATGCTGATAAGTCGCCATGAATCCTCCTATGCATAGTTCGGCCCGGAACTCCCTGATTGGAATTCCGGGCCGCATCCTCACGCCGCTACTGCGATCGACTAGTAGACCGACTTCGCCCCCGGGCCGACCTGGCTGGGGAACGGATCCAGAATGGCCTTGGGCGCGTTGTTCCAGATCACATCCGCCAGATTCGACATCCGGCTCACGATCTGCGCCGCAACTCCACCGGCCGCTCCGAACAGCCCGCACCACCCCAACGTCACAAAGCCCCAATGCAACGGCGCCGCAAACAGCTCATCCACAAACCAGAACGCATGGCCCCACTCATTGAGGCCCACGTTCGGGAGAATCATCATCGGCCCCACCACCGCCGCCACCAACGGGAACGACGTGGCTTGGCTGTACAGTGGCAACCGGGTCTGCGCATACAGATAACTCGACACGCCGCACGTGATGTACAACGGGAACGTCCCGTAGAACGCCACAATGTGGCTCGCCGTAAAGCTCGTGTCCCGGATGATCACTTGATGCCACGCGGCATCCTGCTCTAACGTGTAGCTGCCCGCGTAGTACACGCCCCAGATGTAGCAGGCCAACCAGCCCATCCAGTGAAAGTACCGCTTCAGCTCGAGCTTCGGGTCCAGGTTCGCCAGATTCCGATCCCGCGTCACCCAGATCCACCCGATCGACGTGGCAAAGAACACGGCGTTGGCCAGAATGTTAAACCGCCACAGCCCCATCCACACTGATTCGAACTCTGGCGTCATGGAGTCGAGACCGTGCGAGTACCCAAACGTTCGCTGGTACACCACCCAAAACACGCCAATTGCCAACATCCCAAACCAGCCGAGCTTCGCCGACTTTGTGTCGTACCACTGCGAGATATCATACCCTCTATCGCTGGCCATAATGTGTCCCTCCCTCAACTATATAAATCTCAGAGACTGCGCTCTCCTACTATTTCACTACAGTGATTTCTAGAGAAAAACGCCTTCTCCTTCCTCTCACGCATATATAATTTATACTCATCAAGATACTCTTTTCAACTCAATTACCCCCACCACTCTCATGCGAGACTAACTCTAGTATGCTCATCTTTCCATTTTTCATTATATCCTATTGATACTATTGGCATAATACAGATTATTCATCTGGCAATATTAATGGTTAGCACGTAAGACCTACATCTAAAATTGCTACCGATTTAGCATTCTTGGTAAAGGATAGAGGTGAGAATTCATTACTGGTGATTAAAACCCCATCTCCTGGTTGATCCATTTTCATGGATATCCTCAAGCTCGATGAGCTCAACATTGATACACCCTCATCCATAGAGTAGGATGAACGCGTTTTCTCATTTTTCAAATAGTTGACGATTTGGAGTGACGCAGTGCTAGCTAATAATAAGTGGGTGCGCCAATTGCTGTTCCTGGTCCTCATTGGGGGAGCTTGCCTAGTGGGTTCCCAATTCATAATGCGCCCGGCTGTCCAAAAGGACGCGCTCATCGCCGATATCATCAAGAACTGGCAAGAGGCACATCCGGCGGCTGAACGTTTCGTGATCTTGCCGGACTTCAACAACAATGCGGTTCTCGATAAGGATACAAACCTCATCTGGGAGCTCTCCCCAATGCCAACGTCCGTGACATGGAACGAAGCCCGCACTACATGTGTACCCCGAGTGACCGGTGGTCAAAAAGGCTGGCGCCTACCGGCACCCTCCGAAATGCGTAGCCTCGTGGGGCCGGCAGTGGACTCTCCGATACCTAATATCCCCCCAGGGCATCCATTCTTGAACATCCAGCCAACATCCTATTGGACAGTAGTCCCCGAAGAGAATCAGCCTTCCTATGCGCGATATGTAGATGCATTCCTCGGTAACGTTCTGAGTTTCATCAAGATCTACACCTATCCAGTCTGGTGCGTGCGTGGACCGATCAAATCCGATGACCATTGAGCTGAGCAGTCACGTTGCGGTAGAACTCCAACAAGTCTTGCTCACAGCGTAGCTCATTCACCTCACCCACTTCCCCAGTGCCACACATTTTCCAAAACCCTCTCCCAGTGTGACTCCATTGAAAACAACGATCCGCATCGCAGGGATATGAATTGACGTTACTGATACACGCGCTGGCGCATCGAAAGAAGAATCATCAGGCGGCTGTGTAGTGCAGGGAGATCATCGAGCAGTTCAACTTTGGTCTCACGAAGAAGGTCTCCGAACGCGCGAGCACCCTGCCCACCGACGGCCAGAGGCCATCGCGTAGCCAGTTGTTCAAACCCCTTCAGTTGTTGGAGCATAGCCTCCTCAGACTTCGCTTCAGTGAGAGAGAGAAGCACGAGATCGGGACTGATCTTGTCGCAGAAAGTCATGAGGTCTGACATGGGCAAGTTAGGGCCTAAGTAATAGACTTGGCAACCTCTCGTCGCTGCGATATACGCCACGGCTTGGGCGCCGATTTCATGCGTTTCACCTTCTGGACAAGCGATCAATACACGCGGACCGAATTCATTCACCGGAAGCTGGCTCATCACAGAAAACAACTTCTGCTGGATGAGCTTCGTCACGTAATGTTCGATGGCTGTACCAAGACGGCCTTCGTGCCACTCTTCCCCAATTCGTCGTTGTAGTGGGAGTAAAATCCGCTGGACAGCTTCTTCGAACGGAATGACGGCCACTGCACCGTTGAGCTTCCGCTCGAACCCCGCCTTATCGATCGGGGCAAGCAATCCCATCAAATCATCCAATAGATGTTCATGTGGCTTCTGTTCCTCTGCGACGAACGGAGTTGCGAGACGCATACGTGCGATCACTGCAACACGTCCCTCTGTGGCGAGACCACCGATTGTTGCGCCTTGTTCCATCTGGGCCTTCACAAAGCGAAGAAGTGCCACATCCTCATCACTGTACTCGCGATAGCGATTCGAACTTCTCGAAGGTGTGACAAGCCCATACCGCCTCTCCCACACACGAATGACGTCCTTCGACAGTCCAGTTAATTTCGCAACTCTATGAATTCTATGTTTATTCATAAACATTCTTTAATTATATTAAAATGTCCAATGTTTGTCAAA from the Nitrospira sp. genome contains:
- the pyrE gene encoding orotate phosphoribosyltransferase, which gives rise to MHRGEFMGTVREQLAQAFHDTQSFKWDRDKGFKLASGEVSPFYVDCRALMAHPEARRLVAQLAYEALTDIEFDCLGGLELGAIPIAMTVSDFACAASRQRLWRTFVVRKQPKDHGLGKLIEGSIRPGDRALIVDDVLTSGGSLLKAVAVAREAGLRVDHALVIVDRQEQAGRARVEIETIQLISLLTIQDLMTTMKNR
- a CDS encoding DUF1566 domain-containing protein; this translates as MRPAVQKDALIADIIKNWQEAHPAAERFVILPDFNNNAVLDKDTNLIWELSPMPTSVTWNEARTTCVPRVTGGQKGWRLPAPSEMRSLVGPAVDSPIPNIPPGHPFLNIQPTSYWTVVPEENQPSYARYVDAFLGNVLSFIKIYTYPVWCVRGPIKSDDH
- a CDS encoding methane monooxygenase/ammonia monooxygenase subunit C; this encodes MASDRGYDISQWYDTKSAKLGWFGMLAIGVFWVVYQRTFGYSHGLDSMTPEFESVWMGLWRFNILANAVFFATSIGWIWVTRDRNLANLDPKLELKRYFHWMGWLACYIWGVYYAGSYTLEQDAAWHQVIIRDTSFTASHIVAFYGTFPLYITCGVSSYLYAQTRLPLYSQATSFPLVAAVVGPMMILPNVGLNEWGHAFWFVDELFAAPLHWGFVTLGWCGLFGAAGGVAAQIVSRMSNLADVIWNNAPKAILDPFPSQVGPGAKSVY
- a CDS encoding cobalamin B12-binding domain-containing protein; this translates as MFMNKHRIHRVAKLTGLSKDVIRVWERRYGLVTPSRSSNRYREYSDEDVALLRFVKAQMEQGATIGGLATEGRVAVIARMRLATPFVAEEQKPHEHLLDDLMGLLAPIDKAGFERKLNGAVAVIPFEEAVQRILLPLQRRIGEEWHEGRLGTAIEHYVTKLIQQKLFSVMSQLPVNEFGPRVLIACPEGETHEIGAQAVAYIAATRGCQVYYLGPNLPMSDLMTFCDKISPDLVLLSLTEAKSEEAMLQQLKGFEQLATRWPLAVGGQGARAFGDLLRETKVELLDDLPALHSRLMILLSMRQRVYQ